A DNA window from Streptomyces sp. CA-278952 contains the following coding sequences:
- a CDS encoding response regulator transcription factor, with protein MRVLIVEDEPYLAEAVRDGLRLEAIAADIAGDGETALELLSVNTYDIAVLDRDVPGPSGDEIAEHIVASGSGMPILMLTAADRLDDKASGFGLGADDYLTKPFDLRELVLRLRALDRRRAHSRPPVREIAGLRLDTFRREVYRDGRYVALTRKQFAVLDVLVAADGGVVSAEELLERAWDENADPFTNAVRITVSALRKRLGEPWIIATVPGVGYRIGAASGTGRGEGRDRG; from the coding sequence ATGCGCGTGCTGATCGTCGAGGACGAACCCTATCTGGCGGAGGCCGTCCGCGACGGCCTGCGTCTCGAAGCGATCGCGGCGGACATCGCGGGGGACGGGGAGACCGCTCTGGAGCTGCTGAGCGTCAACACCTACGACATCGCCGTCCTGGACCGCGACGTCCCCGGGCCGTCCGGTGACGAGATCGCCGAACACATCGTCGCCTCCGGCAGTGGCATGCCGATCCTCATGCTCACGGCGGCCGACCGCCTCGACGACAAGGCTTCCGGGTTCGGGCTCGGTGCCGACGACTACCTCACGAAACCCTTCGATCTCCGGGAGCTCGTGCTCAGGCTCAGAGCACTCGACCGCAGACGCGCCCACAGCAGACCGCCCGTGCGGGAGATCGCGGGTCTGCGGCTGGACACGTTCCGCAGAGAGGTCTACCGGGACGGCCGCTACGTCGCGCTGACCAGGAAGCAGTTCGCGGTACTCGACGTCCTCGTCGCCGCCGACGGCGGTGTCGTCAGCGCCGAAGAGCTCCTGGAACGGGCGTGGGACGAGAACGCCGACCCGTTCACCAACGCCGTACGCATCACCGTCTCGGCCCTGCGCAAACGCCTCGGCGAACCGTGGATCATCGCCACCGTGCCGGGCGTCGGCTACCGCATCGGCGCGGCGTCCGGCACCGGTCGCGGCGAGGGACGGGACCGTGGCTAG
- a CDS encoding sensor histidine kinase: MSVRLKLTLSYAGFLMVAGVLLLTAVWVFLLEYVPDDWDKRMLHENPNRQLLAYTFAPAAATVLAVLLVFGLLGGWVLAGRMLAPLTRITEATRAATHGSLSHRIRLPGRRDEFRELADAFDTMLARLEADVAEQERFAANASHELRTPLAISKTLLEVARTNPDRDTDEIIDRLYAVNGRAIDLTEALLVLSRADRRSFTREPVDLSLLAEEAAETLLPLAEEHGVTVETRGEIAPAIGSPALLLQLTTNLVHNAIVHNLPGRGTVRVATGVRRATVVLTVENTGAQVTPQLAATLTEPFRRGAERLRTHHAGIGLGLAIVKTITRAHDGTLTLTPRPAGGLRIMVELPATAPPADGVRTAYGRMEP, from the coding sequence TTGAGCGTCCGCCTCAAGCTCACCCTCAGCTACGCCGGATTCCTCATGGTCGCCGGCGTCCTGCTGCTCACAGCGGTGTGGGTGTTCCTCCTGGAGTACGTTCCCGACGACTGGGACAAGCGGATGCTCCACGAGAATCCCAACCGCCAGCTCCTCGCGTACACCTTCGCCCCGGCGGCGGCCACCGTACTGGCGGTCCTCCTCGTCTTCGGCCTCCTGGGAGGATGGGTCCTCGCCGGCCGTATGCTCGCCCCTCTGACCCGGATCACCGAAGCCACCCGCGCGGCCACGCACGGGTCACTCTCCCACCGGATCCGGCTGCCGGGCCGCAGGGACGAGTTCCGGGAACTCGCCGACGCCTTCGACACGATGCTCGCCCGGCTCGAAGCAGACGTCGCCGAGCAGGAGAGGTTCGCGGCCAACGCCTCCCATGAGCTGCGCACCCCGCTGGCGATCTCGAAGACCCTTCTCGAGGTGGCCCGCACCAATCCGGACCGCGACACCGACGAGATCATCGACCGCCTGTACGCCGTCAACGGCAGGGCGATCGACCTCACCGAGGCGCTGCTCGTGCTCAGCCGCGCCGACCGGCGTTCCTTCACCCGGGAGCCCGTCGACCTGTCGCTGCTGGCGGAGGAGGCCGCCGAGACCCTCCTCCCCCTCGCGGAAGAGCATGGCGTCACCGTCGAGACACGCGGCGAGATCGCGCCCGCGATCGGATCGCCGGCGCTCCTGCTGCAACTGACCACCAACCTCGTGCACAACGCGATCGTCCACAATCTGCCCGGCCGGGGCACCGTCCGGGTCGCTACCGGCGTCCGCCGCGCGACCGTGGTGCTCACCGTCGAGAACACCGGTGCGCAGGTCACCCCGCAGCTGGCCGCGACGCTCACCGAACCGTTCCGGCGCGGAGCCGAACGGTTGCGCACCCACCACGCGGGTATCGGCCTCGGCCTGGCCATCGTCAAGACCATCACCCGCGCACACGACGGAACGCTCACCCTCACCCCGCGCCCGGCCGGCGGGCTGCGCATCATGGTGGAACTCCCGGCGACAGCCCCGCCCGCCGACGGAGTCCGGACGGCGTACGGCAGGATGGAGCCATGA
- a CDS encoding antibiotic biosynthesis monooxygenase family protein has protein sequence MSVVKINVLTVPQEQRETLEKRFASRAHAVEGSDGFEWFELLRPVEGTDDYLVYTRWRDEASFQAWMEGPMKAAHQGGGAESGERPKPAASGSTVWSFEVVQQAAPTGA, from the coding sequence ATGAGCGTAGTCAAGATCAATGTGCTGACCGTCCCCCAGGAACAACGCGAGACGCTGGAGAAGCGCTTCGCTTCCCGGGCCCATGCCGTGGAGGGCTCCGACGGATTCGAGTGGTTCGAGCTGCTCCGGCCCGTCGAGGGCACGGACGACTACCTCGTCTACACGCGCTGGCGTGACGAGGCCTCCTTCCAGGCGTGGATGGAGGGGCCGATGAAGGCGGCCCATCAGGGCGGCGGTGCCGAGAGCGGTGAGCGCCCCAAGCCGGCGGCAAGCGGGTCCACGGTGTGGTCCTTCGAGGTCGTGCAGCAGGCCGCCCCGACCGGCGCGTAG